The Kitasatospora setae KM-6054 genome contains a region encoding:
- a CDS encoding pPIWI_RE module domain-containing protein: MKYSNVRLAAYQPHPGAAWNAEYHTLVLPRHYREALLALYRRGLKRDPEQCRSLPVGRFNSLLQSLLPGIVSVAKWVDVEDEAPWLYAHGPVPPEVFAAVFTAWVWDLRPDSVPRREVRQLIAGLAPATLRWERGKIPLLAGGANTVGTAQPDPRLYQLLPDAIAQQALQLSPFKHEKGSLSLSFRTVARRSFERGAELVSWPPDLHVDKRGEWFFSAVIGVTLQTVPFHPLPRIHVRTGVRRWATGTGRNGLFLPARRATSVFLKPSAPWLKGTSPQLAGSFSVARMRYDRQAKAVAWEHGGPTGMLSRLTLEGDFPEPADLLSDPARWLRGVSGLEAAVVHSTAMGSHGVMPGLMPRDRVPLTEWFESAFPDAIGRLPDLERVTKHRPAPVNRARSLPADEVGRSEEKARRARQRREGLARLNGGRTIDLDFLWNTSEIRIAMVKGLEELLGLSGPEPEGSDDRLAWHTPELDVRLRLQRISALGGGLPLDKADRRRTVAIRAAIQSRRTETAARLARNASRERPALAVLEILERGSYEISEADPKFALRLGCGDARTLSQFVLPQPPDKNTKRRATALEAKAVETWTDGFRQLGLRAVPEHGFEGDTPEDLQYAAFWLVRRLASGPTREAALVPIAIRIRPQEGYGAPEAITGWDARTGEWVPYAELHLRLAAQAVLPVGEDGEDLPDDDPVEEAGRGEGGSVRDAQREAVSRAVQEMLFSLRDRPTLLLAHAQNSRQLWTWLQNAEIEPDRIGLYGREPQPLGTQGSGLRLVRLRSQTGFETPQWWGHGGDASPKGPEAGEEAPEPANRAGIAEGLWRHPSAGPDDRLFVSAAERGWAGQGAIVNASRWVTREIGKSGVSKVETGRIAWNPGLLELAVVGCQPGDDPELWAALTHQLRRTPDYRSYLALPLPLHLAKLAGEYVLPATAEPEEADDAAPAADGGSEAVQLAFDL; this comes from the coding sequence GTGAAGTACTCGAACGTCCGGCTGGCCGCCTACCAACCCCACCCGGGTGCGGCGTGGAACGCCGAGTACCACACCCTTGTCCTCCCCCGGCACTACCGCGAAGCACTCCTCGCGCTCTACCGGCGTGGTCTGAAGCGGGATCCCGAGCAGTGCCGCAGCCTTCCGGTCGGGCGCTTCAACAGCCTGCTCCAATCGCTGCTCCCGGGGATCGTGTCGGTGGCCAAGTGGGTCGATGTCGAGGACGAGGCGCCCTGGCTCTACGCCCACGGGCCGGTCCCGCCGGAGGTGTTCGCCGCCGTCTTCACCGCCTGGGTGTGGGACCTGCGTCCGGACTCCGTGCCGCGACGCGAGGTGCGGCAGCTGATAGCCGGACTCGCCCCGGCGACCCTGCGCTGGGAACGCGGGAAGATCCCGCTCCTGGCCGGTGGAGCGAACACGGTGGGAACGGCACAGCCGGATCCGCGGCTCTACCAGCTGCTCCCGGACGCCATCGCCCAACAGGCCCTGCAGCTATCCCCGTTCAAGCACGAGAAAGGGAGCCTCTCGCTCTCCTTCCGTACGGTGGCCCGCCGTTCCTTCGAACGGGGCGCGGAACTGGTCTCCTGGCCTCCGGACCTCCACGTGGACAAGCGCGGTGAGTGGTTCTTCTCGGCGGTGATCGGAGTGACGCTGCAGACCGTCCCGTTCCACCCGCTGCCGCGCATCCACGTACGGACGGGGGTCCGGAGATGGGCCACCGGAACCGGCAGGAACGGTCTTTTCCTCCCTGCTCGTCGGGCGACGTCCGTGTTCCTGAAACCGTCCGCCCCCTGGCTGAAGGGGACCTCGCCGCAACTCGCCGGTAGCTTCTCGGTGGCTCGGATGCGGTACGACCGGCAGGCCAAGGCCGTCGCCTGGGAACACGGCGGACCGACCGGCATGCTCTCTCGCCTCACTCTCGAAGGGGATTTCCCCGAGCCCGCCGACCTGCTGTCGGATCCGGCCAGGTGGCTCCGCGGCGTATCGGGGCTCGAAGCCGCCGTGGTGCACAGCACGGCGATGGGCAGCCACGGCGTGATGCCCGGGCTGATGCCCAGGGACCGGGTGCCGCTCACCGAATGGTTCGAGAGCGCGTTCCCCGACGCGATCGGTCGGCTGCCGGACCTGGAACGAGTGACGAAGCACCGACCCGCACCGGTGAACCGGGCCCGGTCGTTGCCGGCCGATGAGGTCGGCCGGAGCGAGGAGAAGGCGAGGCGCGCCCGGCAGCGGCGGGAAGGGCTCGCCAGGCTGAACGGCGGCCGGACGATCGACCTGGACTTCCTCTGGAACACCTCGGAGATCCGGATCGCGATGGTGAAGGGACTGGAGGAGCTGCTCGGCCTGTCCGGGCCCGAACCCGAGGGCAGCGATGACCGACTCGCATGGCACACGCCCGAACTGGACGTGCGGCTCAGGCTCCAGCGGATCAGCGCGCTCGGGGGCGGGCTGCCGCTCGACAAGGCCGACCGGAGACGCACGGTCGCCATCCGGGCGGCGATCCAGTCCCGCCGAACCGAGACGGCCGCCCGCCTGGCACGGAACGCGAGCCGGGAACGTCCCGCCTTGGCGGTGCTGGAGATCCTGGAACGGGGTTCCTACGAGATCAGTGAGGCGGACCCCAAGTTCGCCCTGCGGCTGGGCTGTGGCGACGCCAGGACGCTCAGCCAGTTCGTGCTCCCGCAGCCGCCCGACAAGAACACGAAGCGGCGTGCGACCGCGCTCGAAGCGAAGGCCGTCGAAACCTGGACCGACGGGTTCCGGCAGCTCGGGCTGCGGGCGGTGCCCGAGCACGGGTTCGAGGGAGACACGCCGGAAGACCTGCAGTACGCCGCGTTCTGGCTCGTCCGGCGCCTGGCCAGCGGGCCCACCCGGGAAGCGGCACTGGTTCCGATCGCGATCCGGATCAGGCCGCAGGAAGGCTACGGGGCACCTGAGGCGATCACCGGCTGGGACGCCCGGACCGGTGAATGGGTTCCGTACGCCGAGCTCCACCTACGCCTGGCCGCGCAGGCGGTGCTACCGGTCGGCGAAGACGGCGAGGACCTCCCGGACGACGACCCGGTGGAGGAAGCGGGCCGCGGCGAGGGCGGATCGGTGCGGGACGCCCAGCGCGAGGCCGTGAGCAGGGCCGTGCAGGAGATGCTTTTCAGTCTTCGCGACCGTCCCACCCTGCTCCTCGCCCATGCCCAGAACAGCCGCCAGCTCTGGACCTGGCTCCAGAACGCGGAGATCGAACCCGACCGGATCGGACTGTACGGGCGTGAGCCGCAGCCCCTGGGTACGCAGGGGAGCGGGCTGCGCCTGGTCCGGCTCCGGAGCCAGACCGGCTTCGAGACCCCGCAGTGGTGGGGCCACGGAGGAGACGCCAGCCCGAAGGGGCCCGAAGCCGGGGAGGAGGCACCCGAACCCGCCAACAGGGCGGGAATCGCCGAAGGACTCTGGCGGCACCCGTCGGCAGGACCGGACGACCGCCTGTTCGTCAGCGCCGCAGAACGGGGCTGGGCCGGGCAGGGCGCCATCGTCAACGCCTCCAGATGGGTCACCAGGGAGATCGGGAAGAGCGGCGTCTCGAAGGTCGAGACCGGAAGGATCGCCTGGAACCCGGGGTTGCTGGAACTCGCCGTGGTGGGCTGCCAACCCGGCGACGACCCGGAGCTGTGGGCCGCCCTGACCCACCAGCTCCGCCGCACGCCCGATTACCGCTCGTACCTGGCCCTCCCGCTGCCGCTCCACCTCGCCAAGCTCGCGGGGGAGTACGTCCTGCCCGCGACAGCGGAGCCGGAAGAGGCGGACGACGCCGCTCCGGCCGCCGACGGTGGTTCCGAAGCCGTCCAACTCGCATTCGACCTCTGA
- a CDS encoding TetR/AcrR family transcriptional regulator, which produces MTDRTDRVVPETERRRRRPTKHGTVLSERAIVETALRLVGQHGAQAFTVRRLGIALGADPSAIYRYFHSTDDLLLAVADELIGLGLAGWQPTGHWRADLREVGLRIHASSLAHPQAAVLAAYRTTGRANEIRAIETMLGILREAGFPDPDAVALYHAFIDQALGFAVLDSAAVALPATAQRADNGVWDTAYRDLSPTTHPHITATADLLAADMRRSAYPLALDLLLDALAARLPS; this is translated from the coding sequence ATGACCGACCGAACCGACCGGGTCGTCCCCGAGACCGAACGCCGGCGCCGCCGCCCCACCAAGCACGGCACCGTGCTCTCCGAACGCGCCATCGTCGAGACCGCGCTCCGCCTGGTCGGCCAGCACGGCGCCCAGGCGTTCACCGTCCGCCGCCTCGGCATCGCGCTCGGCGCCGACCCCAGCGCGATCTACCGGTACTTCCACAGCACCGACGACCTGCTGCTGGCCGTCGCCGACGAACTCATCGGCCTCGGCCTGGCCGGCTGGCAACCCACCGGCCACTGGCGCGCCGACCTGCGCGAGGTCGGCCTGCGGATCCACGCCAGCTCACTCGCCCACCCGCAGGCCGCCGTCCTCGCCGCCTACCGCACCACCGGCCGGGCCAACGAGATCCGCGCCATCGAGACCATGCTCGGCATACTGCGCGAAGCCGGCTTCCCCGACCCGGACGCGGTCGCCCTCTACCACGCCTTCATCGACCAGGCCCTCGGCTTCGCCGTCCTCGACTCCGCCGCCGTCGCCCTCCCCGCCACCGCCCAGCGCGCCGACAACGGCGTCTGGGACACCGCCTACCGCGACCTCTCCCCCACCACCCACCCGCACATCACCGCCACCGCCGACCTCCTCGCCGCCGACATGCGCCGCAGCGCCTACCCCCTCGCCCTCGACCTCCTCCTCGACGCGCTGGCGGCCCGACTGCCGTCCTGA
- a CDS encoding APC family permease, translating to MATTVKDRGPVPDGGGSSAGPDAMRKSVGVGAVVVIAASSTAATTSIGIGLGLMAGVVGLHLPAIMLLAFLPVLAIASGYGRLNRVEPDAGSSYRWVGNALNPWLGFLTGWVNIVTTIVFMAYTTTVTGSALIQLAGKAGLHALPGVQLDPDSSFQCTLIGMLVLLAATVVAVRGLDLAAKLQKYLLIFEYAVLLAFCGYGLFAGDQPFSLSWYDPFEIPSMAALAQGMVLAVFCYWGFESVFSVGEEVHDPKDATRGGFLSLLLMLGLFLFAGTAFQRVLPIDELADNGAVGLAYFADKLAAQPLAALPLVALTFSAAASLQAAVIPTARGTYAMGRDGTLGRVWTRLHPRFRTPSTGTWLITGIALALAGLALVIPTVTELISATVNAIGIVVALYYALVAIASAVRFRHLLRENVVEGLKAVVAPLLGAVVLLLVGGYLAWSFYDSADHFELSAGNGWFELTVPVLMIGSGLVAAAWSRWGRRSAYFTGATDRAGSGPGGSGPADPAETEPATA from the coding sequence TTGGCAACGACGGTCAAGGACCGGGGCCCCGTCCCCGACGGCGGCGGCTCCTCCGCGGGCCCGGACGCGATGCGCAAGTCGGTCGGCGTCGGCGCGGTGGTGGTGATCGCCGCGTCCAGCACGGCCGCCACCACCTCGATCGGCATCGGCCTGGGCCTGATGGCCGGCGTGGTCGGCCTGCACCTGCCGGCCATCATGCTGCTGGCCTTCCTGCCGGTGCTCGCCATCGCCAGCGGCTACGGCCGCCTCAACCGGGTCGAACCGGACGCGGGCAGCTCCTACCGCTGGGTCGGCAACGCGCTCAACCCGTGGCTCGGCTTCCTGACCGGCTGGGTGAACATCGTCACCACCATCGTCTTCATGGCGTACACCACCACCGTCACCGGTTCGGCGCTGATCCAGCTGGCCGGAAAGGCGGGACTGCACGCGCTGCCCGGCGTGCAGCTCGACCCCGACTCCAGCTTCCAGTGCACGCTGATCGGCATGCTGGTGCTGCTCGCCGCGACCGTGGTCGCCGTCCGCGGCCTCGACCTGGCCGCCAAGCTGCAGAAGTACCTGCTGATCTTCGAGTACGCCGTGCTGCTCGCGTTCTGCGGGTACGGCCTGTTCGCCGGTGACCAGCCGTTCAGCCTGTCCTGGTACGACCCGTTCGAGATCCCGTCGATGGCGGCGCTCGCCCAGGGCATGGTGCTCGCGGTGTTCTGCTACTGGGGCTTCGAGTCGGTGTTCAGCGTCGGCGAGGAGGTCCACGACCCGAAGGACGCCACCCGCGGCGGCTTCCTGTCGCTGCTGCTGATGCTCGGCCTGTTCCTGTTCGCCGGCACCGCCTTCCAGCGGGTGCTGCCGATCGACGAGCTCGCCGACAACGGCGCCGTCGGCCTGGCGTACTTCGCCGACAAGCTGGCCGCCCAGCCGCTGGCCGCGCTGCCGCTGGTCGCGCTGACCTTCTCGGCCGCCGCCTCGCTGCAGGCCGCCGTCATCCCGACCGCCCGCGGCACCTACGCGATGGGCCGCGACGGCACCCTCGGCCGGGTCTGGACCCGGCTGCACCCGCGCTTCCGCACCCCCTCCACCGGCACCTGGCTGATCACCGGCATCGCGCTGGCGCTGGCCGGCCTGGCCCTGGTCATCCCGACCGTGACCGAGCTGATCTCGGCCACCGTCAACGCCATCGGCATCGTCGTCGCCCTCTACTACGCGCTGGTCGCGATCGCCTCCGCCGTGCGCTTCCGCCACCTGCTGCGGGAGAACGTCGTCGAGGGCCTCAAGGCGGTCGTCGCCCCGCTGCTCGGCGCGGTCGTGCTGCTGCTGGTCGGCGGCTACCTGGCCTGGAGCTTCTACGACAGCGCCGACCACTTCGAACTCTCGGCCGGCAACGGCTGGTTCGAGCTGACCGTGCCGGTCCTGATGATCGGCTCCGGCCTGGTCGCCGCGGCCTGGTCCCGCTGGGGCCGCCGCTCGGCCTACTTCACCGGCGCCACCGACCGGGCCGGCAGCGGCCCGGGCGGCAGCGGCCCGGCCGACCCCGCCGAGACCGAACCCGCCACCGCCTGA
- a CDS encoding amidohydrolase: MNRADLVFTGGPIHTGDAARTRATALAVTGERITAVGHDEVRESIGPGTEVVDLRGRLLVAGFQDAHVHAVYGGVEMASCDLTGTVTVADYLARIAEYAAAHPEKEWITGGGWSMESFDGGLPTRQLLDSVVPDRPVLLSNRDHHGAWANTRALELAGLTRDTPDPADGRIEREPDGTPSGVLQEGAIGLVGRHAPDPTAADRKAGLLSAQAMLHSLGITAWQDALLGEFGGNPDPSDTYLEAAQDGTLTARVVGALWWDRERGAEQIPELVARRATYTHGRFRASSIKIMQDGIAENFTAALTAPYLDGCGCATGNSGLSFVDPVALREHVTALDALDFQVHFHALGDRAVREALDAIEAAVAANGRRGNRHHLAHLQVVHPDDLARFAALGAIANIQPLWAAHEPQMDELTIPFLGPERAGWQYPFGGLQRTGATLAAGSDWPVSSPVPIDGIHVAVNRREPGAGPDVPVFLPEQRLDLAAALAAYTAGTAHLNRLDDTGVLRAGNLADLVVLDRDPFAAPAEEIADTRVLRTYVGGRAVHVAE, encoded by the coding sequence ATGAACCGTGCCGACCTGGTCTTCACCGGCGGGCCGATCCACACCGGCGACGCCGCCCGCACCCGGGCGACCGCGCTGGCCGTCACCGGCGAGCGGATCACCGCGGTGGGCCACGACGAGGTGCGGGAGTCGATCGGTCCGGGCACCGAGGTCGTCGACCTGCGCGGCCGCCTGCTGGTGGCCGGCTTCCAGGACGCCCACGTGCACGCCGTCTACGGCGGCGTCGAGATGGCGTCCTGCGACCTCACCGGCACCGTCACCGTCGCCGACTACCTGGCCCGGATCGCCGAGTACGCCGCCGCCCACCCCGAGAAGGAGTGGATCACCGGCGGCGGCTGGTCGATGGAGAGCTTCGACGGCGGCCTGCCCACCCGGCAGCTGCTCGACTCCGTCGTCCCCGACCGGCCCGTCCTGCTCTCCAACCGCGACCACCACGGCGCCTGGGCCAACACCCGCGCCCTGGAGCTCGCCGGCCTCACCCGCGACACCCCCGACCCCGCCGACGGCCGGATCGAGCGCGAGCCCGACGGCACCCCCAGCGGCGTGCTCCAGGAGGGCGCCATCGGCCTGGTCGGCCGGCACGCCCCCGACCCCACCGCCGCCGACCGGAAGGCCGGCCTGCTCAGCGCCCAGGCGATGCTGCACTCGCTCGGCATCACCGCCTGGCAGGACGCCCTGCTCGGCGAGTTCGGCGGCAACCCCGACCCGTCCGACACCTACCTGGAGGCCGCCCAGGACGGCACCCTCACCGCCCGGGTGGTCGGCGCCCTCTGGTGGGACCGCGAGCGCGGCGCCGAGCAGATCCCCGAACTGGTCGCCCGCCGCGCCACGTACACCCACGGCCGGTTCCGGGCGAGCTCGATCAAGATCATGCAGGACGGCATCGCCGAGAACTTCACCGCCGCCCTCACCGCCCCCTACCTGGACGGCTGCGGCTGCGCCACCGGCAACAGCGGCCTCAGCTTCGTCGACCCCGTCGCGCTGCGCGAGCACGTCACCGCCCTCGACGCGCTCGACTTCCAGGTGCACTTCCACGCCCTCGGCGACCGCGCCGTCCGCGAGGCCCTGGACGCGATCGAGGCCGCCGTCGCCGCCAACGGCCGCCGCGGCAACCGCCACCACCTGGCCCACCTCCAGGTCGTCCACCCCGACGACCTGGCCCGGTTCGCCGCGCTCGGCGCGATCGCCAACATCCAGCCGCTGTGGGCCGCCCACGAACCGCAGATGGACGAACTCACCATCCCGTTCCTCGGCCCCGAGCGGGCCGGCTGGCAGTACCCCTTCGGCGGCCTCCAGCGCACCGGCGCCACCCTCGCCGCCGGCAGCGACTGGCCGGTCTCCAGCCCCGTCCCGATCGACGGCATCCACGTCGCCGTCAACCGCCGCGAACCCGGCGCCGGCCCGGACGTCCCGGTCTTCCTGCCCGAGCAGCGCCTCGACCTGGCCGCCGCGCTCGCCGCCTACACCGCCGGCACCGCCCACCTCAACCGCCTCGACGACACCGGCGTGCTGCGCGCCGGCAACCTCGCCGACCTGGTCGTCCTCGACCGCGACCCGTTCGCCGCGCCCGCCGAGGAGATCGCCGACACCCGGGTGCTGCGCACCTACGTCGGCGGCCGGGCGGTCCACGTGGCGGAGTGA
- a CDS encoding NAD(P)/FAD-dependent oxidoreductase: MTTVNGGVSFWYAATGLPGRGAPLDGDTAADVCVVGGGYTGLWTAYYLKRAAPDLDVVLLEAEFCGYGASGRNGGWLYNGIAGRGRYARLHGPDAARRLQRAMNDTVTETLRAAEAEGIDCDAHRGGVLEVATTPAQLARLRARVAHEQDFGAAETHLLDAAQTAERLYVPGALGAGWSPHGARIHPARLVLGLAAAVRRLGVRVYESTPATALAPGRATTPHGTVSARVVLRCTEGFTADVAGQHRSWLPMNSSMIATEPLPAEFWEAVGWHGREVLGDEAHAYMYAQRTADDRIALGGRGHPYRYGSRIDRDGATPAGTVDQLRAILARMFPAAADARIDHAWSGVLGVPRDWCAAVDLDPATGLGFAGGYVGSGVATTNLAGRTLRDLTLHHLRRAAPTDLTTLPWVGHRVRRWEPEPLRWLGVHALYAVYRHADRREHATTSPLATLADRISGRG; encoded by the coding sequence ATGACCACCGTCAACGGCGGCGTCTCCTTCTGGTACGCGGCCACCGGCCTGCCCGGGCGCGGCGCCCCGCTCGACGGCGACACCGCCGCCGACGTCTGCGTCGTCGGCGGCGGCTACACCGGCCTGTGGACCGCCTACTACCTCAAGCGGGCCGCCCCCGACCTCGACGTCGTCCTGCTCGAAGCCGAGTTCTGCGGCTACGGCGCCTCCGGCCGCAACGGCGGCTGGCTGTACAACGGCATCGCCGGCCGCGGCCGCTACGCCCGCCTGCACGGCCCGGACGCCGCCCGCCGGCTCCAGCGCGCCATGAACGACACGGTCACCGAGACCCTGCGCGCCGCCGAGGCGGAGGGCATCGACTGCGACGCCCACCGCGGCGGCGTCCTCGAAGTCGCCACCACCCCCGCCCAACTCGCCCGGCTGCGCGCCCGGGTGGCCCACGAGCAGGACTTCGGCGCGGCCGAGACGCACCTGCTGGACGCCGCCCAGACCGCCGAACGCCTGTACGTCCCGGGCGCGTTGGGCGCCGGCTGGAGCCCGCACGGCGCCCGGATCCACCCCGCCAGACTCGTCCTCGGCCTGGCCGCCGCCGTCCGCCGCCTCGGCGTCCGGGTGTACGAGTCCACCCCCGCCACCGCCCTCGCCCCCGGCCGCGCCACCACCCCGCACGGCACCGTCTCCGCCCGCGTCGTCCTCCGCTGCACCGAGGGCTTCACCGCCGACGTCGCCGGACAGCACCGCAGCTGGCTCCCGATGAACTCCTCGATGATCGCCACCGAACCGCTCCCCGCCGAGTTCTGGGAGGCCGTCGGCTGGCACGGCCGCGAAGTCCTCGGCGACGAGGCGCACGCCTACATGTACGCCCAGCGGACCGCCGACGACCGGATCGCCCTCGGCGGCCGCGGCCACCCCTACCGCTACGGCTCCCGGATCGACCGGGACGGCGCCACCCCGGCCGGCACCGTCGACCAGCTCCGCGCGATCCTCGCCCGGATGTTCCCCGCCGCCGCCGACGCCCGGATCGACCACGCCTGGTCCGGCGTCCTCGGCGTCCCCCGCGACTGGTGCGCCGCCGTCGACCTCGACCCCGCCACCGGCCTCGGCTTCGCCGGCGGCTACGTCGGCAGCGGCGTCGCCACCACCAACCTGGCCGGCCGCACCCTGCGCGACCTCACCCTCCACCACCTCCGCCGGGCCGCCCCCACCGACCTCACCACCCTCCCCTGGGTCGGCCACCGCGTCCGCCGCTGGGAACCCGAACCCCTCCGCTGGCTCGGCGTCCACGCCCTCTACGCCGTCTACCGCCACGCCGACCGCCGCGAACACGCCACCACCTCCCCCCTCGCCACCCTCGCCGACCGGATCTCCGGCCGCGGCTAG
- a CDS encoding adenosine deaminase family protein, whose protein sequence is MATMMSLRRTSAAAVAACAALLLPLAPAAQAADRAGSRPTEAAVNGLLDGIRQDPARLDAFLRAMPKGGDLHNHLSGAVSTELLIRLAAQDGLCIDSVTFTSTTGPCQGTRRPAQEALPDGEFRTAVIRAWSMQDFTPGAESGHDHFFATFGKFGEASWRHPGTMLAEVTDTMAAQHQSYLETLLTPSSVGVAALAAKVGFDPDFPALRQKLLADGQIQGLVDGARADLDTAMAEYQSTERCGTAQARPGCAVTVRIQSQVSRASTSARVFAQLLLGLELASQDERFVAVNLVQPEDYQSSLDNYQLQMRMLEYLRPLYPKAHVSLHAGELVPGLVKPEDLTFHIRQAVLTAGAERIGHGVDVTHEDDSAELLRTLAERKVLVEVPLTSNAQILQVEGDAHPFPLYRKYGVPTALATDDPGVERIDITHEYVRAARTYALSYTDLKDLARNSLEYGFVSGRSLWRDRDGFKPVPECQGRPIGAENPTPKCAALLAASPKAALEWKQEGAFRSFETSVLNLK, encoded by the coding sequence ATGGCGACCATGATGTCGCTACGCCGTACCTCCGCCGCGGCCGTCGCCGCCTGCGCGGCCCTGCTGCTCCCGCTCGCCCCCGCCGCCCAGGCCGCGGACCGGGCCGGCTCCCGGCCGACCGAGGCGGCCGTCAACGGCCTGCTGGACGGGATCCGGCAGGACCCGGCGCGCCTGGACGCCTTCCTGCGGGCCATGCCCAAGGGCGGCGACCTGCACAACCACCTCTCCGGGGCGGTCTCCACCGAGCTGCTGATCCGGCTGGCCGCGCAGGACGGCCTGTGCATCGACTCGGTGACCTTCACCTCGACGACCGGCCCCTGCCAGGGCACCCGGCGGCCGGCCCAGGAGGCGCTGCCCGACGGCGAGTTCCGCACCGCGGTGATCCGGGCCTGGTCGATGCAGGACTTCACGCCGGGCGCCGAGTCCGGCCACGACCACTTCTTCGCCACCTTCGGCAAGTTCGGCGAGGCCAGCTGGCGCCACCCGGGCACCATGCTCGCCGAGGTGACCGACACCATGGCGGCGCAGCACCAGAGCTACCTGGAGACCCTGCTGACCCCGTCCTCGGTCGGGGTGGCGGCACTGGCCGCCAAGGTCGGCTTCGACCCCGACTTCCCCGCGCTGCGGCAGAAGCTGCTGGCGGACGGGCAGATCCAGGGCCTGGTCGACGGGGCCCGCGCCGACCTGGACACCGCGATGGCCGAGTACCAGAGCACCGAGCGGTGCGGTACCGCGCAGGCCCGGCCGGGCTGCGCGGTGACGGTCCGGATCCAGTCGCAGGTCTCCCGGGCGTCCACCTCTGCGCGGGTCTTCGCGCAGCTGCTGCTCGGCCTCGAACTCGCCTCGCAGGACGAGCGGTTCGTCGCGGTGAACCTGGTGCAGCCGGAGGACTACCAGTCCTCGCTGGACAACTACCAGCTGCAGATGCGGATGCTGGAGTACCTGCGCCCGCTCTACCCGAAGGCCCATGTCAGCCTGCACGCGGGCGAGTTGGTGCCCGGCCTGGTCAAGCCGGAGGACCTGACCTTCCACATCCGGCAGGCCGTGCTGACGGCCGGCGCCGAGCGGATCGGCCACGGCGTGGACGTCACCCACGAGGACGACTCGGCCGAGCTGCTGCGCACCCTGGCCGAGCGCAAGGTGCTGGTCGAGGTGCCGCTGACCTCGAACGCGCAGATCCTCCAGGTCGAGGGCGACGCGCACCCGTTCCCGCTGTACCGCAAGTACGGGGTGCCGACCGCGCTGGCCACCGACGACCCGGGCGTCGAGCGGATCGACATCACCCACGAGTACGTGCGCGCCGCCCGGACGTACGCGCTCTCCTACACCGACCTGAAGGACCTGGCCCGCAACTCGCTGGAGTACGGCTTCGTCTCCGGCCGCAGCCTGTGGCGGGACCGGGACGGGTTCAAGCCGGTGCCGGAGTGCCAGGGCCGCCCGATCGGGGCGGAGAACCCGACGCCGAAGTGCGCGGCGCTGCTCGCGGCCAGCCCGAAGGCGGCGCTGGAGTGGAAGCAGGAGGGCGCGTTCCGGTCCTTCGAGACCTCGGTGCTGAACCTGAAGTAG
- a CDS encoding DUF5997 family protein has product MTTPKPKTSQTMKPATAAKKLGIYLAATPAEFQAGVVTRDELNAMQAEPPQWLADLRRNGPHPRQVVASRLGISVTGLNRAGITEALTSEQIDALREEDPEWLRRERTLQADVRKEAQRVKDAAAKAAAFKEARTAGKAKTKSGRK; this is encoded by the coding sequence ATGACTACGCCCAAGCCCAAGACCTCCCAGACCATGAAGCCCGCGACCGCGGCCAAGAAGCTGGGGATCTACCTGGCGGCGACCCCCGCCGAGTTCCAGGCGGGCGTCGTCACCCGCGACGAGCTCAACGCCATGCAGGCCGAGCCCCCGCAGTGGCTCGCCGACCTGCGCCGCAACGGTCCGCACCCGCGCCAGGTGGTGGCGTCCCGGCTGGGCATCTCGGTGACCGGCCTGAACCGCGCCGGGATCACCGAGGCGCTGACCAGCGAGCAGATCGACGCGCTGCGCGAGGAGGACCCGGAGTGGCTGCGCCGCGAGCGCACGCTGCAGGCCGACGTCCGCAAGGAGGCGCAGCGGGTGAAGGACGCGGCGGCGAAGGCGGCGGCGTTCAAGGAGGCCCGGACCGCGGGGAAGGCCAAGACCAAGTCCGGCCGCAAGTAG